In the Candidatus Lernaella stagnicola genome, one interval contains:
- a CDS encoding lysophospholipid acyltransferase family protein, with the protein MTPWQRRATMQLAERILPADEFERLQTLETSDNGFGYDDFGVEKESAVLGYCVARLLYKYWLRVESFGHENIPPARRGLIVPNHSGVVPIDGGMIWFDLLLKMKKPRLMRAMVDNFMGFLPFVNTMMYRCGQVVGARRNFTDLLDHDELVTVFPEGTRGIGKPYSQRYHLVRFNVGFVELSLLHRAPIIPTAIIGGEEQAPMLGDIKPLARMFQFPYFPITPLFPWLGPLGAIPLPVKYYIYYGEPMHFYETYSPETVNDLETIRMLATKVQMAVQDMVNEGLKKRESVFGFFDDDGDGN; encoded by the coding sequence ATGACCCCGTGGCAACGGCGGGCGACGATGCAGTTGGCGGAAAGGATTCTTCCGGCCGATGAATTCGAGCGTCTACAAACACTGGAAACCAGCGACAACGGCTTCGGGTACGATGATTTCGGAGTCGAAAAGGAATCGGCGGTACTCGGGTATTGCGTGGCGCGGCTGCTCTATAAGTACTGGTTACGGGTCGAAAGCTTCGGACACGAAAATATCCCGCCGGCGCGGCGCGGGTTGATCGTTCCGAATCACTCGGGCGTGGTGCCGATCGACGGCGGGATGATTTGGTTCGACTTGCTGCTGAAGATGAAAAAGCCACGGCTGATGCGCGCGATGGTCGACAATTTCATGGGTTTCCTTCCTTTTGTGAACACGATGATGTATCGCTGCGGGCAGGTGGTCGGCGCGCGGCGGAATTTCACGGATCTGCTGGACCACGACGAACTCGTCACGGTGTTTCCGGAAGGAACGAGGGGCATCGGCAAGCCTTATTCGCAACGCTATCACTTGGTTCGCTTCAACGTGGGTTTTGTCGAGCTTTCCTTACTGCACCGCGCACCGATCATTCCCACGGCGATCATCGGCGGTGAGGAGCAGGCCCCGATGCTGGGCGATATCAAGCCGCTGGCGCGCATGTTTCAATTTCCCTATTTTCCGATTACGCCGCTTTTCCCCTGGCTGGGTCCGCTGGGAGCTATACCTTTGCCCGTCAAGTATTACATTTACTACGGCGAACCGATGCACTTCTACGAGACCTACAGTCCGGAGACGGTGAACGATCTGGAAACGATCCGCATGCTTGCCACCAAAGTGCAGATGGCGGTGCAGGACATGGTCAACGAAGGCCTGAAGAAGCGGGAGAGCGTTTTCGGCTTTTTCGACGATGACGGCGATGGAAACTGA
- a CDS encoding peptide chain release factor-like protein, with protein METESNRYSREALEPDCEVEFFKATGPGGQHRNKRETGVRLLHKPTQIVVTATERRSQAQNLENAYERLAEKLRIRDTPKKKRKSTKPSRGAKEKRLVEKKKLSEKKAGRLPVEMQK; from the coding sequence ATGGAAACTGAATCCAATCGATACAGCCGCGAAGCGTTAGAACCCGACTGCGAGGTTGAGTTTTTCAAGGCAACCGGGCCGGGTGGACAACACCGCAACAAGCGCGAAACCGGCGTGCGGCTCCTGCATAAACCAACGCAAATCGTGGTGACGGCGACCGAACGGCGATCGCAGGCGCAAAATCTCGAGAACGCTTACGAACGTCTCGCCGAGAAATTGCGTATTCGCGATACGCCCAAGAAGAAGCGGAAATCTACTAAGCCATCGCGGGGCGCGAAAGAAAAACGCCTCGTAGAAAAGAAAAAACTGAGTGAAAAGAAGGCCGGTCGACTGCCGGTCGAGATGCAAAAATAG
- a CDS encoding FAD-binding and (Fe-S)-binding domain-containing protein has product MSAIGKRERAFLSVKFGNRVNFERLERKLYSHDIGGMPSLVSPLVGDTTPEGIVQPESEEELAQVIKWAYENGIPVTPRAKASSGYGGVLPIKGGLVVDFFRLNKVVSLDSTANTATVEAGIVWEKLEHALEKQGMMLRLYPSSLPGSTVGGWFCQGGAGFGSYEAGWFRENVLAVRVVLPTGEVRDYSGEDLDLFSDAEGVTGFVSQLTIRTMPKEELRIMAVGCPNAHDLQAMIQRIIEYKLPIWSMTFINPRMAELKSRAPLKEHWGHPSEERVILPAAYVTTIAYRAKDHEVIAGNMEEILRPCEGEILSDRIAHHEWEHRFLLMVVKRLGPSLIPTEVVVPLESLGDVFDEIEHKIHKPIVKEGAVIREGRDGKPEVVILGFIPADQRRFSFNLVFPLSLSVIKIAQKHGGRPYSTGLYFKNRADEVYGAERVARMKKFKREEDPKGLLNPGKVFGSGLLNVAMSMALWMEPLIRPFGNQVITKVGERPQQDVRGIPADVAWYAYSCSQCGYCVEECDQFYGRGWESQSPRGKWYWLREYMEGREEWSQFMVDTFLACTTCELCNFRCSAALPIEPSWMKLRGKIINEDKGLTFPPFYMMQAASRKEGNIWAGYRRDRDAWFPEELREQHMGKKSKIVYFAGCTASFVEDDIGISSAHLLHDAGVEFTFLGKKENCCGTPMLAAGLWDTFELIMKRNIEAVKAAGADTVITSCPACDMMWRKVYPEWAARRGIEYGLTSRHYSEVVAEKLDSGEFTFPENGQEKQKVTWHDSCHMGRVSGVYEEPRRMIQAIPGVEFVEMTHHHDEAHCCGSVLTLIKDPEVAHDIGKTRLDEAVEVGAQKVLAACPCCQFQLRVSADKRDVPIEVVDLAHFAAEALGHEVPDPNDSVRAYWAVFEKMIPLMTPRGFADLMQTMWPELIGAMPYGMGPMMRAAGKVPGLLQLMKPMFPILFPRLLPMMLPKVMDTMLQRIAAQVPMPDHMSEQMPEMMPGIMDNLMPHMIDEVVPLVSQPLIDHLRGKKPAALEA; this is encoded by the coding sequence ATGAGCGCGATTGGAAAAAGAGAGAGAGCTTTTCTAAGCGTAAAATTCGGTAACCGCGTCAACTTCGAACGGCTTGAGCGCAAACTCTACAGTCACGACATCGGCGGTATGCCGAGTCTGGTCAGCCCGTTGGTGGGGGACACGACGCCCGAGGGCATCGTCCAACCGGAGAGCGAAGAAGAGTTGGCACAGGTCATCAAATGGGCGTACGAGAACGGTATTCCCGTGACCCCGCGAGCAAAAGCCTCTTCCGGCTACGGCGGCGTGCTGCCGATCAAGGGCGGGCTGGTGGTTGATTTCTTCCGGCTCAACAAAGTGGTGTCGCTGGATTCGACGGCGAACACGGCCACGGTGGAAGCGGGCATCGTGTGGGAGAAGCTGGAACACGCGTTGGAAAAACAGGGAATGATGCTGCGCCTCTATCCCTCGAGCCTGCCGGGTTCGACCGTCGGCGGCTGGTTCTGTCAAGGCGGCGCGGGTTTCGGTTCTTACGAAGCCGGGTGGTTTCGCGAAAACGTACTGGCCGTGCGGGTCGTATTGCCCACGGGCGAGGTGCGCGATTACTCCGGCGAGGACCTCGACTTGTTTTCCGACGCCGAAGGCGTAACCGGTTTCGTTTCCCAACTCACGATCCGGACGATGCCCAAAGAAGAACTGCGGATCATGGCGGTAGGTTGCCCGAACGCGCACGATCTGCAGGCGATGATTCAGCGCATCATCGAATACAAGCTGCCGATCTGGTCGATGACGTTCATCAATCCGCGTATGGCCGAGCTCAAATCGCGCGCGCCGCTCAAAGAGCACTGGGGCCACCCATCCGAGGAGCGTGTCATTCTGCCGGCCGCTTACGTGACGACCATCGCCTACCGGGCGAAGGACCACGAGGTTATCGCGGGCAACATGGAGGAGATCCTGCGACCCTGCGAAGGCGAGATTCTCTCGGATCGAATCGCGCACCACGAATGGGAGCATCGCTTTCTGTTGATGGTGGTCAAGCGGCTCGGGCCGAGCCTGATCCCGACCGAGGTTGTCGTGCCGCTCGAATCGCTCGGGGACGTATTCGACGAAATCGAGCATAAAATCCACAAGCCGATCGTCAAAGAGGGCGCGGTGATCCGCGAAGGGAGAGACGGCAAGCCGGAAGTTGTCATCCTTGGATTCATTCCGGCCGACCAACGCCGCTTCTCGTTCAACCTGGTATTCCCACTCTCGCTGTCGGTTATCAAAATCGCCCAAAAGCACGGCGGGCGGCCGTATTCGACGGGCCTCTACTTTAAGAATCGCGCCGACGAGGTGTATGGTGCCGAGCGCGTCGCGCGGATGAAAAAATTCAAACGGGAAGAGGATCCCAAGGGCTTGCTCAATCCGGGCAAGGTGTTCGGTTCGGGGTTGCTCAATGTCGCCATGAGCATGGCGCTTTGGATGGAACCGTTGATTCGCCCCTTTGGCAACCAGGTCATCACGAAGGTCGGCGAGCGTCCCCAGCAGGATGTGCGGGGCATTCCGGCCGACGTGGCATGGTACGCGTATAGTTGCAGCCAATGCGGGTATTGCGTCGAGGAATGCGATCAGTTTTACGGCCGCGGCTGGGAGAGCCAGAGTCCGCGCGGCAAGTGGTACTGGTTGCGCGAGTACATGGAAGGCCGGGAGGAATGGAGCCAGTTCATGGTCGACACCTTCCTGGCGTGTACGACCTGCGAACTGTGTAATTTCCGTTGCAGCGCGGCGCTGCCCATCGAACCCTCCTGGATGAAACTGCGCGGTAAGATCATCAACGAAGACAAGGGCCTGACCTTCCCGCCGTTCTACATGATGCAGGCGGCTTCGAGGAAGGAAGGGAACATTTGGGCCGGTTACCGCCGCGATCGCGACGCGTGGTTCCCCGAGGAACTGCGCGAACAGCACATGGGGAAGAAGTCGAAAATCGTTTACTTCGCAGGCTGCACGGCCAGTTTCGTGGAGGATGACATCGGCATTTCCTCTGCGCACTTGCTGCACGACGCGGGTGTGGAATTCACGTTCCTGGGCAAGAAGGAGAATTGTTGCGGCACGCCGATGCTGGCGGCCGGCCTGTGGGACACTTTCGAACTGATCATGAAGCGCAACATTGAAGCGGTAAAAGCGGCCGGCGCGGATACGGTCATAACGTCGTGCCCGGCCTGCGACATGATGTGGCGCAAGGTTTACCCGGAGTGGGCCGCGAGGCGAGGCATCGAATATGGCCTTACGAGCCGTCACTACAGCGAAGTCGTCGCGGAAAAGCTCGATAGCGGCGAGTTCACCTTCCCGGAAAACGGTCAGGAGAAGCAGAAGGTCACCTGGCACGATAGTTGTCACATGGGGCGGGTATCAGGTGTGTACGAAGAACCGCGACGGATGATTCAAGCCATCCCCGGCGTCGAGTTCGTCGAGATGACGCACCACCACGACGAAGCGCACTGCTGCGGCAGCGTGCTCACGCTGATCAAGGACCCGGAAGTCGCCCACGACATCGGAAAAACCCGCTTGGACGAAGCGGTGGAAGTCGGCGCGCAGAAGGTTCTGGCCGCGTGTCCCTGCTGCCAATTCCAGTTACGCGTTTCGGCCGACAAGCGTGACGTTCCGATCGAGGTCGTTGACCTGGCGCACTTCGCCGCCGAGGCGCTCGGCCACGAGGTGCCGGACCCGAACGACAGCGTGCGCGCCTACTGGGCCGTGTTCGAGAAGATGATTCCGCTGATGACCCCGCGCGGCTTCGCCGACCTCATGCAAACCATGTGGCCGGAGCTCATCGGGGCGATGCCCTACGGGATGGGGCCGATGATGCGCGCGGCGGGCAAGGTCCCCGGCCTGCTGCAACTGATGAAGCCGATGTTCCCGATACTTTTCCCGCGGCTGTTGCCGATGATGCTGCCCAAGGTGATGGACACGATGCTCCAGCGCATCGCCGCCCAGGTGCCGATGCCCGATCACATGAGCGAGCAGATGCCCGAGATGATGCCCGGCATCATGGACAACCTGATGCCGCACATGATCGACGAGGTCGTGCCGCTGGTCTCGCAGCCCTTGATCGATCACTTGCGCGGCAAGAAGCCGGCGGCGCTTGAAGCCTGA
- a CDS encoding ATP-binding protein, with protein sequence MNGHEKTDETESSDNQNAVKNILVVGDWFIDEHWVTGTHRSSTASRTGSAHYRALHKPESTVQSFCGAGRTASLLYQVGKQEDPQYTIHGIGIWHKNDTGLLRAMFEPENLQGRNHFTLCDPKLNDKNLPNVQLYNLQSILEKKRQAEVCTTRIIRVYHTTEGKYAHPYYRIDWELPSPAEWIGPSEGHLLENLESNAERLPDDGEVDVVVVKDLLRGVVSSGLIRFLVEKHSKAQWFISTKAWNPPWFAELRNLNPEALQLLLIPQVAAEQAVRTGLLSRWLTQRGCPTERAINLIDEIRNVVGDEHKNLKIVVLPRGFSLLAYAPTPKAKNHDGTRINCYVQPEASVRSIKVNMGMASVLLPFLVVENLRNEVKPADLKLIVEKALSDTRDFVKHEGERVRNPESWRPISFEKKQTTDSGAATTQRHASGRFAFRDFGWEDETGHWEDALSEKGYIEVELPDHRVIRKFQLWRGMTEIDDYVCCVTERQKIICRLIGAIEEFRHSGERRHICGTLVAGPGTGKTHLVRSLAKSMDLRLLPFNITQMTSRCDILDCFDTIVTTQAQNREQAILVFVDEINARLDNDNVYNAFLGPIEDGIYVRGGKAFHIDPCIWLFSGTEDPSTTDPSNNSKASKGSDFVSRLTLGVLDLDSTSDSSDRKSVEKVYQGVSLLCAIFPDVRWISEKVLAAFALMPDAVTVRDLRTFVSLFRDIQYGRVESKNIPEELLKCENDTSERNHFRGFPFNKWAKADDDPNIRVEVSEPDIRP encoded by the coding sequence ATGAACGGACACGAAAAAACAGATGAAACAGAAAGTTCGGACAACCAAAACGCCGTCAAGAATATCCTCGTCGTCGGCGATTGGTTTATTGACGAGCATTGGGTCACCGGAACCCATCGCTCCTCGACCGCCAGTCGAACCGGATCGGCGCATTACCGAGCCCTTCACAAACCCGAAAGTACCGTCCAATCCTTCTGCGGGGCGGGACGTACGGCGTCTCTTTTGTATCAAGTTGGTAAACAAGAAGATCCGCAATATACGATTCACGGAATCGGCATCTGGCACAAGAACGACACTGGGCTGCTAAGGGCCATGTTCGAACCGGAGAATCTCCAGGGTCGTAATCATTTTACATTATGTGATCCGAAACTAAACGACAAGAATTTACCTAACGTGCAGCTTTATAATCTTCAATCCATCCTTGAGAAAAAGCGCCAAGCAGAGGTTTGTACGACGCGAATTATCCGCGTCTATCACACAACGGAAGGCAAATATGCTCATCCGTACTATCGTATCGATTGGGAACTCCCCTCTCCTGCCGAATGGATAGGCCCTAGTGAGGGCCATCTTTTAGAAAACCTCGAATCCAATGCCGAACGTTTACCGGATGATGGCGAGGTCGATGTTGTGGTCGTAAAAGATCTTCTGCGCGGCGTAGTTTCGTCGGGGTTAATCAGGTTCCTGGTCGAGAAACACAGCAAGGCGCAATGGTTCATTTCAACCAAAGCCTGGAATCCACCATGGTTCGCCGAATTAAGAAACCTGAACCCCGAAGCCCTGCAGCTACTGCTCATCCCACAGGTGGCGGCCGAGCAAGCGGTACGCACCGGACTCCTTAGCCGGTGGCTTACACAGAGAGGTTGCCCCACGGAACGTGCAATTAATCTGATCGATGAAATACGAAACGTTGTCGGTGATGAACATAAGAATTTGAAAATAGTCGTGCTGCCTCGTGGTTTTAGTCTTCTGGCCTATGCTCCAACGCCAAAAGCCAAGAACCACGACGGCACGCGAATCAACTGCTATGTCCAGCCTGAAGCATCCGTTAGGTCAATCAAAGTTAATATGGGGATGGCCAGCGTATTATTGCCTTTTCTTGTCGTCGAAAACCTTCGCAACGAAGTGAAACCGGCCGACCTAAAATTGATCGTGGAAAAAGCGCTGAGCGATACACGTGATTTCGTCAAGCACGAGGGCGAACGGGTTCGCAACCCTGAAAGTTGGCGACCAATCTCCTTTGAGAAGAAACAAACAACGGATTCCGGTGCGGCAACAACTCAGAGACATGCAAGCGGCCGATTCGCTTTCCGCGATTTCGGTTGGGAGGATGAAACGGGGCATTGGGAGGATGCCCTTAGCGAGAAGGGGTACATTGAAGTCGAACTACCCGACCACCGGGTGATTCGTAAATTCCAGCTATGGAGAGGAATGACCGAAATCGACGACTACGTTTGCTGCGTAACCGAAAGACAAAAAATCATTTGTCGATTGATCGGCGCCATCGAGGAATTTAGGCACTCCGGCGAACGCCGTCATATTTGCGGAACGCTTGTCGCCGGCCCCGGTACCGGTAAAACCCACCTCGTGCGGAGCCTCGCCAAATCAATGGATCTACGTTTGCTGCCCTTTAACATCACACAAATGACCTCGCGTTGCGACATTCTGGATTGCTTCGACACCATCGTGACGACACAAGCACAAAATCGCGAACAGGCGATTCTCGTGTTCGTCGACGAAATCAACGCCCGGCTGGATAATGACAACGTATACAATGCTTTCCTGGGCCCCATTGAGGACGGTATCTATGTGCGAGGAGGAAAGGCTTTCCATATTGATCCTTGCATTTGGCTTTTCTCGGGAACCGAGGATCCCTCCACAACTGACCCTTCGAACAATAGCAAAGCATCCAAGGGTAGTGATTTCGTCTCGAGGCTAACCCTCGGTGTCCTTGATCTGGATTCCACGTCTGACTCTTCGGACCGAAAAAGCGTTGAGAAAGTTTACCAAGGCGTATCATTGCTATGCGCGATATTCCCGGACGTGCGATGGATCAGTGAAAAAGTACTCGCCGCGTTTGCCCTCATGCCGGACGCCGTCACGGTCCGGGATCTGCGAACCTTTGTATCACTCTTCCGGGATATCCAATACGGACGAGTCGAGTCCAAAAACATTCCCGAAGAACTGCTGAAATGCGAGAATGACACTAGCGAAAGAAACCATTTTCGCGGTTTTCCTTTTAATAAATGGGCGAAAGCCGACGACGACCCCAATATTCGAGTCGAGGTATCCGAACCTGATATTCGGCCATAA
- a CDS encoding alpha/beta hydrolase-fold protein — MGHIHIIRDFYSHPEGITRTVRVFTPTAYDQQNDARYPVLYMFDGQNVFNHPESALYHTWCANTAMEDLAGRGVIRPWIIVAVDHSPNRLEEYSLWPDTAKDTDGRGAPFIEFLMDDLKPFIDRVYRTETAPWWTAVMGASMGGLMSLTLGKIRPDVFGRIGAVSPTVLWADEEIFRLWDEPTGHWLRLYVDTGDLEKFWFYDVFLDYVETTRRFYEHLKGIGVADHELRYVVAPGHFHNEEAWQARLPDIMAWLLADPVGLYEEEPLELEPPLST; from the coding sequence ATGGGTCATATTCATATCATTCGTGATTTCTATTCACACCCGGAGGGCATCACGCGGACCGTGCGCGTGTTTACGCCCACCGCGTACGACCAACAGAACGACGCGCGTTATCCCGTGCTTTATATGTTCGACGGGCAAAACGTCTTCAACCATCCGGAGTCGGCCCTCTACCATACGTGGTGTGCCAACACCGCCATGGAAGACCTGGCCGGCCGCGGCGTGATCCGGCCGTGGATCATCGTGGCCGTCGACCACTCCCCGAATCGCCTGGAGGAATACTCGCTTTGGCCGGACACCGCGAAAGACACCGACGGGCGGGGCGCGCCGTTCATCGAGTTTTTGATGGACGACCTCAAACCCTTCATCGACCGAGTCTACCGGACGGAAACCGCGCCGTGGTGGACCGCCGTGATGGGCGCAAGCATGGGCGGCTTGATGAGTTTGACGTTGGGCAAAATCCGGCCTGACGTATTCGGCCGCATCGGCGCCGTGTCGCCCACCGTGTTGTGGGCCGACGAGGAAATCTTTCGCTTGTGGGACGAGCCCACCGGTCACTGGTTGAGACTCTACGTGGACACCGGCGACTTGGAGAAGTTCTGGTTCTATGACGTGTTCCTCGACTATGTCGAAACGACGCGACGTTTTTACGAACACCTCAAGGGCATTGGCGTTGCCGACCACGAGTTGCGCTACGTGGTCGCGCCGGGACATTTCCATAACGAGGAAGCCTGGCAGGCGCGGCTTCCCGACATCATGGCGTGGCTGCTCGCCGACCCGGTCGGTTTGTACGAAGAGGAGCCCCTTGAGCTGGAACCGCCTCTATCCACCTGA
- a CDS encoding alpha/beta hydrolase, with protein sequence MSTATVDPIAATHANFQELYIEAEDGVELRVFHWEPKEPASDDPFVFVAGWVSIVAGWADFLRAMSKKRPVFYVETREKTSALIRQRRLRSTDFDMHRLARDLMNICARLPVETARTVIAGSSFGATAILEALKHGALKVRGAFLIGPNSEFKAPPVLGKVVYLPAFLYHGFKYILLWYLRTFRVDVKKEPEQMARYDQTLRTANPRRLQLSAISALKYSVWKDLETIEVPVGMAYASSDKLHGVANIERMVEAIPQASEFSCESNIYMHSAGLMNDVEAFIDSLSGD encoded by the coding sequence GTGAGCACAGCAACCGTCGACCCCATTGCCGCGACCCACGCGAACTTTCAAGAGCTGTACATCGAGGCCGAGGACGGCGTCGAACTTCGCGTTTTTCATTGGGAACCGAAAGAACCTGCGTCCGACGATCCCTTCGTGTTCGTGGCCGGGTGGGTCTCGATAGTGGCGGGTTGGGCTGATTTTCTGCGCGCGATGAGCAAGAAACGCCCCGTGTTCTACGTGGAAACCCGCGAAAAGACCTCGGCTCTGATTCGCCAACGCCGATTGCGCTCGACGGATTTCGATATGCACCGCTTGGCGCGCGATTTGATGAACATTTGTGCGCGGCTCCCGGTGGAAACGGCGCGCACGGTCATCGCCGGCAGTTCCTTCGGCGCGACGGCTATTCTTGAAGCCCTCAAACACGGCGCGTTGAAAGTGCGGGGGGCGTTTTTGATTGGTCCGAACAGCGAATTCAAAGCGCCGCCGGTGTTGGGGAAGGTCGTCTACCTGCCGGCGTTTTTGTACCACGGTTTCAAGTACATTCTTTTGTGGTACCTGCGGACTTTTCGGGTGGACGTCAAAAAGGAGCCCGAGCAGATGGCGCGCTACGATCAGACGCTCCGAACGGCAAACCCGCGCCGCCTGCAACTCTCGGCGATCTCAGCGTTGAAGTACTCGGTTTGGAAGGACCTTGAGACCATCGAGGTCCCGGTCGGCATGGCGTATGCGTCCAGCGACAAACTGCACGGCGTGGCGAATATCGAGCGCATGGTTGAGGCCATTCCGCAAGCCAGTGAGTTCTCCTGCGAATCCAATATCTACATGCATAGCGCGGGCTTGATGAATGACGTGGAAGCGTTCATCGATTCCCTGTCCGGCGACTGA
- a CDS encoding NAD-dependent epimerase/dehydratase family protein, protein MTTKVLVTGAGGFIGHNLVSYLKKKGYWVRGVDIKKPEFGESDADEFKLLDLRQLAACLIATRGVDEVVNLAADMGGIGYITGSHADISRNNTLINVYMLEAAHVNDIKRYLFSSSACVYPQHLQNDAEVVALREDTAWPADPEPGYGLEKLYTEKLCEYYRNDFDLQTRIVRFHNVFGPLGTYDGGKEKAPAALARKIALTPDGGTIDVWGDGEQTRSFMYIDDCLQGVDRLIHSDYTEPLNLGREELVTINGMIDMIADIAGKTIHTTHDLSKPQGVRGRNSDNTRLREVMGWEPTISLREGLELTYPWIVEQLVARGDTVY, encoded by the coding sequence ATGACCACGAAGGTATTGGTTACGGGAGCGGGCGGTTTTATCGGCCACAACTTGGTTTCATACCTTAAGAAAAAGGGTTACTGGGTGCGCGGCGTCGACATCAAAAAGCCGGAATTCGGCGAATCCGACGCTGATGAATTCAAGTTGCTCGATCTGCGCCAACTGGCGGCTTGCCTGATCGCCACCCGCGGCGTGGATGAGGTGGTCAACCTCGCCGCCGACATGGGCGGTATCGGTTACATCACCGGCAGCCACGCCGACATTTCGCGCAACAATACGCTGATCAACGTCTACATGCTCGAAGCCGCGCACGTAAATGACATCAAACGCTACCTGTTCTCGTCCTCCGCCTGCGTCTACCCGCAACACCTGCAAAACGACGCCGAGGTTGTCGCCCTGCGTGAAGACACCGCGTGGCCCGCCGATCCTGAACCCGGCTACGGGCTGGAAAAGCTCTATACCGAAAAACTCTGCGAGTACTATCGCAACGACTTCGACCTGCAAACACGTATCGTGCGTTTCCACAACGTATTCGGCCCGCTGGGCACCTACGACGGCGGCAAAGAGAAAGCGCCCGCGGCTCTGGCGCGCAAAATCGCTCTCACCCCCGATGGGGGCACCATCGACGTGTGGGGCGACGGCGAACAAACACGCTCGTTCATGTACATCGACGACTGCCTGCAGGGCGTCGACCGCCTGATTCATAGCGACTACACAGAACCGCTGAATCTAGGGCGCGAAGAGTTGGTGACCATCAACGGCATGATCGACATGATCGCCGACATCGCGGGCAAGACAATCCACACAACACATGACCTCTCCAAGCCCCAGGGCGTGCGCGGGCGTAACAGCGACAACACCCGCCTGCGGGAAGTGATGGGCTGGGAACCGACGATTTCCCTCCGCGAAGGTTTGGAACTCACGTACCCCTGGATCGTGGAGCAGCTCGTCGCCCGCGGCGACACCGTGTATTGA